GCTTCGGAAACTTTGTTTCCACCATGTCCAGCGCTCGGTAAGGTTCTGATGCAACTGGAACATTACTTCCGGGGCGCACCAACTCGTGGCGTGCAAATGGCGAGAAGGATCCTGATTAAAAATTGACACGAAACAACTCCCAGACGTGCCACTAATTAATACGAGCGTGTCACAGGGCacattaaaaatgaatttgaaGATGGTTGTAGATTTGCTGGGAGATAAAAAGTAGCGTCAAACAATCATAAATCGGTTGGAAAGTATAGCACAATGTTTTATGTAACTTTCAATTGGCCATAAAACTGTGTCCGAAGGCAATAATCGTCTTAAAATCCTTTCCCATGCCTTCACTCTTGTCTTTAAATCCTCTGCATGTTTCAAAGCTTGGTGTTGAGTTAAAAACCTCCGAGCTTTACGCCGTTTCTTGTTCCGGAAATTGGCTTGATAAAACGTTGCACTCGATGTGCAACAGCTCGTCGTCGCCGGGCAAGATTGACAAGTCCGTGATCGTGCCCGTCCTTCCAGTTCGGCATCGCAGTTTTCCCGCCGCCAGAGAAAGGCCGGCAGCGAAAGGGCTTCAAAAATATCTTGGAAGTaatgaatatttatttattcactgttgtttatttattatttcaacagTTTGGCGAACCGTGGCAGCCGACTTCGGATTTGGATTTTTGCGCTCTGTCCGATGGACGGATGAGTAACGGATGGCTGCAGGCGATTGCAGTTTTCGGCTGCTTTTGCATAGTGAGGGAGAGTGGTTCACTCCAATGGACAATTTATTTTAGAATTCATTACGCTTCAATGGCGTTAAGATCGTCTCAAAACCATTAAATATCTTTATTACTTAATTTATATAAGTTCTTACATTAAAAGCTCTACCTTTGACAATATTCAAACCTGGATTAAATCAGCAATTGAATCTTTTTGGCCAATGAAAAACGTTTAGAGCCTGCTGTTTcagcatgaaaaaaaaacctcagcAAGAAGCATAAGCTAAAAACGTGCCAAAAGCAAAATCGTGACGCTCCAAGATCATAACTCGGTGGACCTTCTTCAATCCGTACTTCACCACAATCAAGGGCCTGCAAATTCATCAGCAAAAAAGCTAGGACGTTCGGATCAACTGTCAAGCAGTGGAAGATTTTCGGTTGTTTATCTGACGAAAATTTCACGGCCCAGTACGATGATCCTCCCCAAAATTTAGGGCATTCCATCAGAGCGcacgcgcaaaaaaaaacctccaatcCTGGCAAAACGAATTGTTAACAGTCTTCCGTCCTTTTCTTCCTTGCTTAAGGAGACGATCTTCTTACGAGCACATTTTTCATGCTTGTTTGAAGCCTGCAAAGAACGCTGTCGAGCCGTAATGCAAACAGTGTTACCTGTTTTGAGTGCACAAAAGGGTGAAAAATCCACATACGTAAAAAGCCGTGCTGACGTGCCCAGCGAATTAGCTGAAGAAGATCGGCATaagagcaaaaacaacaacaaaattctCCATTTACTACGCAATTTGGTGGGAGGTGAGAAAAATCGTGCGCGATCGCTAACCGCAATTTGCAAACAATTTTCACCAGGTTCTCCCGTTTCCCGTTGCGTTTCGGTATtgctgaaattgaaatttaccCCAGCGGCACGCAACTCGATCAATCTCGAAGAGAGGGCGTGTACCCGCAAACGGAACCGTGGAACAAAACTGTCCCGCTGACGCTGACGCTTCGTATGATGGACGCAGGGGTTCTTTTATTTTAGCGACGGTCGCTAACCAATTGTAGCGGGGCAGCGCTGTCACATCGCGATTGTACGCTTCTTTAAATTTCTTTTGCGGTTTTTGCGGAATACCTTTCCGGCGGTGCTCGCCGCTCGCTTCCCCTTTGCCATCCAGATCCGCAGGCCTGATTAGGGACGTTCGTAAACGAGCAACGAGACCAGGGCTTTTGCGTTGTGTGAGGATAATTGgaagatgaagaaaacaaaagcgagTCCCCGCATCGATGCAGGGTGTAATTTTTTTGGCACTTTCTCCACAGTTGAGCAGCTTTGCCCGAGGCAAGAAGAGCAAAACTGCATTAcggttttcttttaaattgttcCGAAAATAATCCTGCCCTGAAACGCACGAAAGTACACGGATGATGGATGGAAAGCGGCTTTTGTAGACGCAGGACTGGTTTGGCCGCAAGCAGCAAATAGTTTGATGGGCAATAAAAAGCTAAAGATAAAGGTGCGGAACGCTTCACACCTTCGAGTGATGAAAGCTTCAGTTTTAATTCGAGACAACGGAGGAATGAGTTTTGATGCAACTGAGGAAATATTTGAGATTTATAAAAATCATACTTTTGATGTTTTACTTGCCCAAATACTTACAAGATTGCCGAAAAACTGGTAATGAAGGTGCTTAAAATATTgagaataaacaaacataatgCCAAGGAATAAGGACTTCAAATTCTGGTATGAACCAGAATTAGCTCTGACTATGTTCTACAGCTTAACCTGTTTTTAGGGTTTAATATCTATAATGATATGATAGTTTCCTCAATGGAATTGTTACGAGTCTATTTAAAATAGATAACTACAACAATAAAGTATCTATACGTAGTCTCAAGCGTGACAAACCAAAGTTTATCAGGCCGCCGTAGCACCATCTTGATAGCACACTGTACAAgcaataaaacaagaaaaaggtCAAACAAAACCCTAAACCACCGCTTGTAAAACTCAACCCGGTTACATTGCCGCACCCCGTTTTACAAACACAGCCCTATCACACGTGCGCCACACCGAAAAGTGCCGCGTGCGCGTCCCATATTTGCATGTCGCTGTCGTGCTAGCGATATTTcgtctgaatattttacagctCCGCTCAGCACCAGTACCGATACATGACATCGATATGCCGCGCGAGGGCGTGCTAATTGCACGACTTGCCAGAATAGAAACCGCACTGCACCCGGAGAAGCGTTGGCTTTGGACTTGGAAGGTTTTAGTATGAGAATGGCGCCAGCGTCAATACCGATACGGCGCTACTCCGATCGGGCGGCCAAGTTTGTGCGGCAAAGCCGACCGATCACCGTGCGCAAGCTGCGAAGGACGCGAAACGCGGGATTGAATATCTTTCGCGACTACTGTGGAAATAGCTCTATCCATGGGTTCAAGTATTTCGTCGGCAATGGCCGAACGAGAGTGGAGAAGTAcagatttgtttcttttttattattcatgtACCCTTAATAACGTTTTTTATCTCTTATTTTGTAAGGGTTTTCTGGGTAGCGATGTGCGTCCTTTCGATCTACGGATGTGCTAGCCTCATAGAAACGGTGTACGATAAGTGGACACGCTCCCCGGTGGTAGTAACATTCGCTGAAAAACCAACCCCAGTCCACGATATTCCTTTCCCGGCCGTTACAATCTGTCCGGTTACGAAGGTGAAATCAAAAGTGCTCAACTTTACTACCGTCTATCAGCACGTTGTGCGCGGTGGAAACGTGACGGATGAAGAGTAAGACTTCACTAAATAGAAGGTTGAAGGTTATTATTAACAACGGGCTCCAATGTTACAGCTACGATCGGTTCCTCGCCATGATACAGGTGTGCGACTTTTCGTTCAATACATACCTAGTCAAACAGGAATTTGACGACAATCTCGTACACCTGCTGCAGGAGATGGCACCTCCGTTCGAGGAACTGTTTCTGATGTGCATTTGGCGAGGTAAATACGTCAACTGTAGCGATCTGTTCGAGCCAACGCTCACGGAGCGTGGCATTTGCTACACCTTCAATGGACTTGGAGCGGACGATGTTCTGAGAAAGGAGGAGTACCATCAGGACTTTGAACATCTTGGAGAGAAGCGATCATCCGCGAACTGGTCAATGGAGCATGGATATCGTCCTAATATAGGCCTGAAAGCTTATCCACGACGCGTAGCTAGCCCGGGTTCTACAGCAGGTTTGTTCGTGGGCCTGAAATCTGAACTGAGCGATATGGACTACCTGTGTGGAGTAAGCCTTACCGTAACACCAATGTTAGTGAGAAGTTTTCTAACAAAAAGATCCACCTCCAGAACTCATTTCAGGGATATCAATCACAACTCCACACCCCAAACCAGTGTCCACAGATCTCAAACCAAAACATTCGCATTCCGATGAACCAAGCACTTACCGTAAGCGTTGACCCGTTGCTAATCACCACCTCGGAGAACGTGATGTCCTACAGTCCGGAGAAACGGCTCTGCTTCTATCCGCACGAACGGTATCTGCGCTTTTTCCGCCTCTACACCAAGGGCAACTGTGAGCTGGAGTGTCTGTCCAACTTTACGCTGCACATGTGCGGTTGCGTCCAGTTTTCGATGCCACGAGCGGCCAACGTCCACATCTGTGGGTTGGCAAAATTGGCCTGCTGCGAAGAGGCCGAATCAATCCTCCAGGAGCAAGGACTCGGTTCGGTGGATAACTCAACGAAAATGTTGCTGCAGTCGTGCAACTGTCTGCCGGCCTGTATCTTTCTGAAGTACAAGACAGAGATCTCGCAGTCGCACTTCGATTGGCGCCGGCTAACTGACACGATTCATCTGTGTGAAAAGGAACTGAATAAGTAGGTGATCAAGGTAAAATTTGAGTGTATGTAGCTAAATCGTGCTTTGTTGTTTCTAGCTCGGAACTATCGTCTTTAGCAGTCTACTACAAAGAGGCACAGTTTATCTCGATCAAACGCAACCAACTGTTCGGACTTAATGACTTCATCGCGAACTGTGGCGGT
This genomic interval from Anopheles merus strain MAF chromosome 3L, AmerM5.1, whole genome shotgun sequence contains the following:
- the LOC121599064 gene encoding pickpocket protein 28-like — translated: MCVLSIYGCASLIETVYDKWTRSPVVVTFAEKPTPVHDIPFPAVTICPVTKVKSKVLNFTTVYQHVVRGGNVTDEDYDRFLAMIQVCDFSFNTYLVKQEFDDNLVHLLQEMAPPFEELFLMCIWRGKYVNCSDLFEPTLTERGICYTFNGLGADDVLRKEEYHQDFEHLGEKRSSANWSMEHGYRPNIGLKAYPRRVASPGSTAGLFVGLKSELSDMDYLCGNSFQGYQSQLHTPNQCPQISNQNIRIPMNQALTVSVDPLLITTSENVMSYSPEKRLCFYPHERYLRFFRLYTKGNCELECLSNFTLHMCGCVQFSMPRAANVHICGLAKLACCEEAESILQEQGLGSVDNSTKMLLQSCNCLPACIFLKYKTEISQSHFDWRRLTDTIHLCEKELNNSELSSLAVYYKEAQFISIKRNQLFGLNDFIANCGGILGLFMGVSLLSIVEMLYFFTMKPLINYCLRRSRNSSKIATVEPYVPGGTYSITFNKFIRDAA